Within the uncultured Draconibacterium sp. genome, the region TAACCTAACGACTGATCGTCGATTCTGATCTCTCCTTTGGTAACATGCCCTAATGTAAAGAAAGGCACATTTATTTCCGACATCGCATCAACGAATTCATCCTCTTTATCCGGATGTACACCAACGATTAAACGTCCCATTGATTCGCCAAACAGAAATGCATCGTTTCTGGTTTCGGCATCAGACGTTATATCAAATCCCAGTTCATTTGGAATAGCAGCACGCAACAAGGTAAAGAAAAGTCCTCCTTTTCCAACCGGGCTGGCACTTTCTATCAATTTTTTATCGAGCAAGGTTTTTATCGCTTTTTGAACAGCAATTTCATCTTCGATATTAAATGCCGGTAGTGCCGACTCCGAAATACCGTGGTAAAACTCAAGGTATTCTGATGAGTTTATATCATCAAGCGATCGGCCAATAACAAATATGTGGTTCCCCTTATTTTTAAAGCTATGGGTTATCAAACTGTCACTTTCGGGTACTTGTGCCATAATACTAATGATAATTGTAGGTGGCACCGGACCGTGTTGAGAGAAATGATCAAAGCGAATTTTTCGATCAGAAATTTTAAGCCCAAACTTTGCAGCAGCATTTTCCAGGCCCTTCTTAGCACCTGACGCAATAAACTGGCCGTTAGGATCGGCAAAGTCGATGTGATACAAAAATGCACTTACAGCGAAAGGCTGAGCTCCAAAACACAACATCTTGCGCGTTGCTCGCGAGATTAAAATCTCTGTTGCTTTCTGAGGATCGCTTTCTAAATGGTGATGAAAAGCGTGTGTACTCATTGTCATTCGAGTACCATTACCTCCCAACTCGAAAATACCTATTTCATCAGTTTCGCTTTCACCAATTGATTCGGGAGAAATACCCTGATCGCTAAAATCATTAAAATAGTTAATGGTTGATAAGTTGGGATTAACCATTAAGGAAAACACGATCTCCTCCAGGTTCTCCGGTTCAGGAATCATATCGATCGAGAACTCTTTTTCAGTCTGAACAGCATTACTCATACAGCATTTCTTTTCTTGTTAACCTAAAGCAAAGGTAATTAAGTAGCCGATTCTACCATAGATTTTAAAGTATTTTTTAACGCTTGGTGCCGCTTGTATAAACCAGATTTAGAATTTTTGATACATAAGTTTAAATAACCTGACGAAGGATATCCGGTTTCGCTCTGCTCCTATTTTCAAAAGCATTATTCTGTTACTGTAAAGGACAATAATTTAATTAACTTTGCATCTCAATTTCAAAAACAATGTCAGAAGCTATTGTAATTACTCCGGTTAAAGATTCGTTGCAAACGACTATACGCACAATTAATGCGATAATGAAAGCCGGTGGCAGTTTTTCGTATTATGTATTTAACGATTTTAGTCAACCCGAAACGAAACAGTATCTTGATTCGGCGGCTAAAGAACTTGGTTTTTCGGTAGTCCATCTTGAAGATATTACCGATACACCATCGCCAAATTACAAAATCGTTCTGCAGAAATCTCAACAACTTGCTCTTGAGGCAGGAGTACCTTTGATTATTATTGAATCGGACGTTGTAGTAAAGCAAGATACCATCCAATCCTTACTCGACATAATGAATGCCGGGCAAAAGCCAGGTTTAGTTGGAGCAATTACAGTTGACGAAAATGGCGACTATAACTTCCCGTATAATTTCGAGAAAACAAAAAACAACGATATTATTGACACATCGCATAGTTTAAGTTTTTGCTGTACGCTTATTACAGTTCCTTTTCTTGAAAAATTTGATTTTAAGGAACTAGCAAAAGATAAAGACTGGTTTGATGTTTTTATTAGCCGTCAATCGAAAAAAATAGGTTTTACGAACTACCTGGCAAAAGGTGTAAGAGTTTTGCATCTACCCCATTCCAGCAGACCGTGGAAAAATCTAAAATACAAAAACCCTGTGCTTTATTATTTAAAAAAGATATTTTTAAAGCGCGATAGAATTTAAATGCGAAAACACTTATTAAATAAACGTAACAAGATTATCGGGCACATTCTTTTTTGGATTGCCAGCGTTGTTTTTTTGTGTTTTATCTTTTTCATTTACAGCCGCGAATTTACGATAACAACTATTGCAAAATCAATTGTAATAAACGTCGGTTTTGCCGTAGGAGTGTATTTCAACCTGAATATTCTCATCCCCCGCTTTCTTATCCGAAAACAGTACATTTATTACATTTTTTGGTTGGTTGTTCTCATTTCAATCAGCAGTTTATTTGTTCAATTACTAATTGTTTATCCGTTACGGCAATTTCTCGAGGTATCGGAGCAATTACAATCGCTAAGTACCGAAACCCACTCCGCATTTTTCTTTGCAACGCTTTTTTATATTGGAATAACAACATTTTTAAAGCTGTTTAAAGATTGGTTATCGTTACAGGATTTGAACTACAAACTGGCCAAAACCGAAAAGGGGAAACTTGAAGCAGAGTTAAAATCTTTAAAAGGACAGTTAAATCCACACTTTCTTTTTAATTCGCTCAATAACATTTATTCCTTGTCGCTTATCAATTCAGAAAAAGTTCCGGAGCTTATTTTGCGTCTTTCCGACTTAATGCGGCACATTATCTACGAATCGAAGGATAACTTTATTAGTTTGCGAAAAGAGATAGAGTTTGTCGATAACTTTATTGCCCTTCAACGAATAAGAGTAACAGAGAATACTATTATAAATTACGAAAAGCCACAAATTACCAGCTCTTCGTACATTGCTCCCTTATTGTTTGAGCCGTTTATCGATAATGCCTTTAAACACGGCCTTCCCGGGATAGAAAATGACTACATAAACATTTCCTTCAGTATAAATGAAGATTGGCTAAACTTTGATTTGGAAAACAATTTTGCAGAGCCGGAGAATTTTGACTCCAAAAATTCCGGTATTGGAATTGTAAATGTAAAACAACGACTTAAACATTTATATCACGCTAACGACTATCAGCTTGTTGTAAAACAAAAAGAATCAACTTATTCTGTTCATTTAAGACTTAAACTTAAAGACCATGGCAATTAAAGCTCTTATAATCGACGATGAACCCCTTGCCCAGAATGTTATCAAACAATATGCGCTAAAAATTCCTTCGCTCGATATTATCGGGGCATGTAATGACGCGATTTGTGCCCAGGAGTTTTTACTTAAAAATGAGGTGGATCTACTGTTCCTAGATATTAATATGCCAAAACTTTCTGGCATTTCATTTCTGAAAAACCTGAATAAAAATGTATTGGTAATCTTTACAACAGCCTATTCGGAATACGCACTTGAAGGTTATGAACTTAATGCCTTAGACTATTTAAAGAAGCCCTTTTCTTTTGAGCGTTTTTTTAAAGCTTTTGTAAAGGCCGAAGAGATGTATTGGCTTAAGAACAAAGCCGAAAGTACATCAGAAAGTGAAAAGGCTACTGACTTTCTGTTTATTAAATCGAACAAAAAGTCGGTCAAGATAAAATTTACCGATATTCTTTATATAGAAGGATTAGGAGACTACATAAAAATACATGTAGTTGATGATAAATTTGTAACGAATCTATCGATGAAAAAGATTCATGCGCTTCTGCCACAAGACAACTTTTATCGTACACATAAATCATTTATTGTTTCAGTAGACAAGATTGATTCTCTGGAAGGGAACATGATTTCTATTAACAGCGAGAAGCTTCCTATTGGCAACAGTTACCGCCAGGACTTTTTTGCCTATATAAATAAGTTTACAGCCGACTAATCAGCCAAAAATCCCTGTGCTTTTATTGTTTCCAACATCTTTGCGGAAAAGAATTCATTATCGCTCTTTTTGTATCTAATGTCAGTGAAAACCTGCGCTAATGTCTGTTTACCATTTTCAGCTACAAAAGATTTAGATGACTCCAAATTCTCTTTAAAAGCATATAATTCTTTGATTCTATCTTGATCATAGTCCCAATATACTTCGTCGTGAATAATACCTTCTACAGGGATCCTATCCGTTAATTCGGGAATTTCTTCAGGATAACCGATCGCTACGGTAGTTACGGGAAATGTTAGTTTTGGTAATCCAAGTACCTCAATATGTTCTTTTGCATTGTAAGCAGTTGTTCCCAGGTAGCAAATTCCCAATCCATTATTCTCAGCTGCGATACAAACATTTTGCGCGGCAAGCGAAGTATCGATAACCGCATTGGTAAAAGAGATCAGATTGTTGTACCCCGGTTGAGCATCATTATTCAGGCACCACTTCGAAAAACGATTAAAATCGGCTACAAAAGTTAATAGTACCGGAGCATTTTTAGCAACAGGCTGATTAAAATGTAATGGAAGTAGTTTTTCTTTCCTTTCAGCATCCTTTGTTACAATTACACTATATAACTGCATATTACCCGTTGTAGAGGCTCTTGTTCCTGAATATATTATACTTTTTAATAGTTCTGGGCTAATTGCCTTATCAGTAAACTTCCTAACGGATACGTGCTTATTTAATAACTCCATACAACCTACTTGTTTAAAAAATTAAAGAACACAAAAGTATTGAAAATAAAAAAGGGAAGCTAAAAGCTTCCCCATTTTAATTAATCAATTCGGTATTATCTTTTAATTAATCTTACTGACTTTACAATTTCGTTATCAGCAGACAATGTAATTATATATACACCAGTGTTTAGATTACCCGTACGGATTTCAGAATCTGGGTATTCAATATCAAGAACACGTTGACCGGCGATATTAGAAACAATTACCCGGTCAAGTTCTGTTGCATTCTCAATTCTAATAAAATCATTAAATGGG harbors:
- a CDS encoding sensor histidine kinase; translated protein: MRKHLLNKRNKIIGHILFWIASVVFLCFIFFIYSREFTITTIAKSIVINVGFAVGVYFNLNILIPRFLIRKQYIYYIFWLVVLISISSLFVQLLIVYPLRQFLEVSEQLQSLSTETHSAFFFATLFYIGITTFLKLFKDWLSLQDLNYKLAKTEKGKLEAELKSLKGQLNPHFLFNSLNNIYSLSLINSEKVPELILRLSDLMRHIIYESKDNFISLRKEIEFVDNFIALQRIRVTENTIINYEKPQITSSSYIAPLLFEPFIDNAFKHGLPGIENDYINISFSINEDWLNFDLENNFAEPENFDSKNSGIGIVNVKQRLKHLYHANDYQLVVKQKESTYSVHLRLKLKDHGN
- a CDS encoding glycosyltransferase encodes the protein MSEAIVITPVKDSLQTTIRTINAIMKAGGSFSYYVFNDFSQPETKQYLDSAAKELGFSVVHLEDITDTPSPNYKIVLQKSQQLALEAGVPLIIIESDVVVKQDTIQSLLDIMNAGQKPGLVGAITVDENGDYNFPYNFEKTKNNDIIDTSHSLSFCCTLITVPFLEKFDFKELAKDKDWFDVFISRQSKKIGFTNYLAKGVRVLHLPHSSRPWKNLKYKNPVLYYLKKIFLKRDRI
- a CDS encoding nitroreductase family protein; translation: MELLNKHVSVRKFTDKAISPELLKSIIYSGTRASTTGNMQLYSVIVTKDAERKEKLLPLHFNQPVAKNAPVLLTFVADFNRFSKWCLNNDAQPGYNNLISFTNAVIDTSLAAQNVCIAAENNGLGICYLGTTAYNAKEHIEVLGLPKLTFPVTTVAIGYPEEIPELTDRIPVEGIIHDEVYWDYDQDRIKELYAFKENLESSKSFVAENGKQTLAQVFTDIRYKKSDNEFFSAKMLETIKAQGFLAD
- a CDS encoding AIR synthase-related protein, which encodes MSNAVQTEKEFSIDMIPEPENLEEIVFSLMVNPNLSTINYFNDFSDQGISPESIGESETDEIGIFELGGNGTRMTMSTHAFHHHLESDPQKATEILISRATRKMLCFGAQPFAVSAFLYHIDFADPNGQFIASGAKKGLENAAAKFGLKISDRKIRFDHFSQHGPVPPTIIISIMAQVPESDSLITHSFKNKGNHIFVIGRSLDDINSSEYLEFYHGISESALPAFNIEDEIAVQKAIKTLLDKKLIESASPVGKGGLFFTLLRAAIPNELGFDITSDAETRNDAFLFGESMGRLIVGVHPDKEDEFVDAMSEINVPFFTLGHVTKGEIRIDDQSLGYIDKMTVGS
- a CDS encoding LytTR family DNA-binding domain-containing protein, coding for MAIKALIIDDEPLAQNVIKQYALKIPSLDIIGACNDAICAQEFLLKNEVDLLFLDINMPKLSGISFLKNLNKNVLVIFTTAYSEYALEGYELNALDYLKKPFSFERFFKAFVKAEEMYWLKNKAESTSESEKATDFLFIKSNKKSVKIKFTDILYIEGLGDYIKIHVVDDKFVTNLSMKKIHALLPQDNFYRTHKSFIVSVDKIDSLEGNMISINSEKLPIGNSYRQDFFAYINKFTAD